In one Oryza glaberrima chromosome 2, OglaRS2, whole genome shotgun sequence genomic region, the following are encoded:
- the LOC127762739 gene encoding aquaporin PIP 1-3 produces MEGKEEDVRLGANRYTERQPIGTAAQGAEEKDYREPPAAPVFEAEELTSWSFYRAGIAEFVATFLFLYISILTVMGVNKSASKCATVGIQGIAWSFGGMIFALVYCTAGISGGHINPAVTFGLFLARKLSLTRAVFYMAMQCLGAICGAGVVKGFQRGLYMGSGGGANAVNPGYTKGDGLGAEIVGTFVLVYTVFSATDAKRNARDSHVPILAPLPIGFAVFLVHLATIPITGTGINPARSLGAAIVYNRAHAWHDHWIFWVGPFIGAALAAIYHVVVIRAIPFKSRD; encoded by the exons atggaggggaaggaggaggatgtGAGGCTGGGGGCGAACAGGTACACGGAGAGGCAGCCGATCGGGACGGCGGCGCAGGGGGCGGAGGAGAAGGACTACcgggagccgccggcggcgccggtgttCGAGGCGGAGGAGCTGACGTCGTGGTCGTTCTACCGGGCGGGGATCGCGGAGTTCGTGGCGACGTTCCTGTTCCTGTACATCAGCATCCTGACGGTGATGGGGGTGAACAAGTCGGCGTCCAAGTGCGCCACCGTGGGGATCCAGGGCATCGCGTGGTCGTTCGGCGGCATGATCTTCGCGCTCGTCTACTGCACCGCCGGCATCTCCGGCGGGCACATCAACCCGGCGGTGACGTTCGGGCTGTTCCTGGCGCGGAAGCTGTCGCTGACGCGGGCGGTGTTCTACATGGCGATGCAGTGCCTGGGCGCCAtctgcggcgccggcgtggtgaAGGGGTTCCAGCGGGGGCTGTACatgggctccggcggcggcgccaacgcCGTGAACCCGGGGTACACCAAGGGGGACGGGCTCGGGGCGGAGATCGTGGGCACCTTCGTCCTCGTCTACACCGTCTTCTCCGCCACCGACGCCAAGCGCAACGCCAGGGACTCCCACGTCCCCATCCTGGCGCCGCTCCCCATCGGCTTCGCCGTCTTCCTCGTCCACCTCGCCACCATCCCCATCACCGGCACCGGCATCAACCCCGCCCGCAgcctcggcgccgccatcgtctATAACCGCGCCCACGCATGGCACGACCAC TGGATTTTCTGGGTTGGTCCGTTCATCGGAGCGGCACTGGCGGCCATCTACCACGTGGTGGTGATCAGAGCAATCCCCTTCAAGAGCCGGGACTAA
- the LOC127762740 gene encoding uncharacterized protein LOC127762740 isoform X3, protein MMMETELCSSRVLSLPRYDSGDEELSVLPRHTKVIVTGNNRTKSVLVGLQGVVKKAVGLGGWHWLVLKNGVEVKLQRNALSVLEPPTGNEDDDDIDGNNSFCSSSDMGDKDMDYLAIIEYHKPTKPRVRHTRPWSSCTKSSNRGNFHPSSILQTRVNLTRLGTPTLWRYWKHFNLVSSLDPTNLTFHFHGLMLKNYAQVSMNPDPSKEQLFHGVQQHFQSQQQLDELQVILVFIQAAKRLKTLYHS, encoded by the exons ATGATGATGGAGACTGAACTATGCTCTTCCCGGGTTCTGTCTCTGCCTCGGTACGATAGTGGAGATGAGGAGCTCTCAGTGCTTCCTCGGCACACAAAGGTCATCGTCACTGGGAACAACCGAACAAAATCTGTCTTGGTCGGTCTACAAGGTGTTGTCAAGAAGGCTGTTGGTCTAGGAGGTTGGCACTGGCTG GTTCTAAAGAATGGTGTAGAGGTGAAGCTGCAGAGGAATGCTTTGAGTGTCTTGGAACCTCCAACTGGTAACGAAGACGACGATGATATTGACGGCAACAATTCATTCTGTAGCAGTTCCGACATGGGAGACAAAGACATGGACTATT TAGCGATCATAGAATACCATAAACCAACAAAGCCAAGAGTTCGGCATACAAGGCCCTGGTCATCCtgtacaaaatccagcaaccgAGGCAATTTTCACCCCAGTTCAATATTGCAAACG AGAGTAAACCTGACAAGACTCGGAACTCCTACCCTGTGGAGATACTGGAAGCACTTCAATCTTGTAAGCAGCCTGGATCCAACAAACCTTACATTTCATTTCCATGGTCTAATGCTGAAAAACTATGCACAGGTAAGCATGAACCCCGATCCATCAAAGGAACAGCTCTTCCATGGGGTCCAGCAGCATTTTCAGTCTCAG CAGCAATTGGATGAGTTGCAGGTGATTCTGGTCTTCATCCAGGCAGCAAAGAGGCTCAAGACCCTGTACCACTCCTAG
- the LOC127762740 gene encoding uncharacterized protein LOC127762740 isoform X2, whose translation MMMETELCSSRVLSLPRYDSGDEELSVLPRHTKVIVTGNNRTKSVLVGLQGVVKKAVGLGGWHWLVLKNGVEVKLQRNALSVLEPPTGNEDDDDIDGNNSFCSSSDMGDKDMDYSIIEYHKPTKPRVRHTRPWSSCTKSSNRGNFHPSSILQTRVNLTRLGTPTLWRYWKHFNLVSSLDPTNLTFHFHGLMLKNYAQVSMNPDPSKEQLFHGVQQHFQSQQQQLDELQVILVFIQAAKRLKTLYHS comes from the exons ATGATGATGGAGACTGAACTATGCTCTTCCCGGGTTCTGTCTCTGCCTCGGTACGATAGTGGAGATGAGGAGCTCTCAGTGCTTCCTCGGCACACAAAGGTCATCGTCACTGGGAACAACCGAACAAAATCTGTCTTGGTCGGTCTACAAGGTGTTGTCAAGAAGGCTGTTGGTCTAGGAGGTTGGCACTGGCTG GTTCTAAAGAATGGTGTAGAGGTGAAGCTGCAGAGGAATGCTTTGAGTGTCTTGGAACCTCCAACTGGTAACGAAGACGACGATGATATTGACGGCAACAATTCATTCTGTAGCAGTTCCGACATGGGAGACAAAGACATGGACTATT CGATCATAGAATACCATAAACCAACAAAGCCAAGAGTTCGGCATACAAGGCCCTGGTCATCCtgtacaaaatccagcaaccgAGGCAATTTTCACCCCAGTTCAATATTGCAAACG AGAGTAAACCTGACAAGACTCGGAACTCCTACCCTGTGGAGATACTGGAAGCACTTCAATCTTGTAAGCAGCCTGGATCCAACAAACCTTACATTTCATTTCCATGGTCTAATGCTGAAAAACTATGCACAGGTAAGCATGAACCCCGATCCATCAAAGGAACAGCTCTTCCATGGGGTCCAGCAGCATTTTCAGTCTCAG CAGCAGCAATTGGATGAGTTGCAGGTGATTCTGGTCTTCATCCAGGCAGCAAAGAGGCTCAAGACCCTGTACCACTCCTAG
- the LOC127762740 gene encoding uncharacterized protein LOC127762740 isoform X1 codes for MMMETELCSSRVLSLPRYDSGDEELSVLPRHTKVIVTGNNRTKSVLVGLQGVVKKAVGLGGWHWLVLKNGVEVKLQRNALSVLEPPTGNEDDDDIDGNNSFCSSSDMGDKDMDYLAIIEYHKPTKPRVRHTRPWSSCTKSSNRGNFHPSSILQTRVNLTRLGTPTLWRYWKHFNLVSSLDPTNLTFHFHGLMLKNYAQVSMNPDPSKEQLFHGVQQHFQSQQQQLDELQVILVFIQAAKRLKTLYHS; via the exons ATGATGATGGAGACTGAACTATGCTCTTCCCGGGTTCTGTCTCTGCCTCGGTACGATAGTGGAGATGAGGAGCTCTCAGTGCTTCCTCGGCACACAAAGGTCATCGTCACTGGGAACAACCGAACAAAATCTGTCTTGGTCGGTCTACAAGGTGTTGTCAAGAAGGCTGTTGGTCTAGGAGGTTGGCACTGGCTG GTTCTAAAGAATGGTGTAGAGGTGAAGCTGCAGAGGAATGCTTTGAGTGTCTTGGAACCTCCAACTGGTAACGAAGACGACGATGATATTGACGGCAACAATTCATTCTGTAGCAGTTCCGACATGGGAGACAAAGACATGGACTATT TAGCGATCATAGAATACCATAAACCAACAAAGCCAAGAGTTCGGCATACAAGGCCCTGGTCATCCtgtacaaaatccagcaaccgAGGCAATTTTCACCCCAGTTCAATATTGCAAACG AGAGTAAACCTGACAAGACTCGGAACTCCTACCCTGTGGAGATACTGGAAGCACTTCAATCTTGTAAGCAGCCTGGATCCAACAAACCTTACATTTCATTTCCATGGTCTAATGCTGAAAAACTATGCACAGGTAAGCATGAACCCCGATCCATCAAAGGAACAGCTCTTCCATGGGGTCCAGCAGCATTTTCAGTCTCAG CAGCAGCAATTGGATGAGTTGCAGGTGATTCTGGTCTTCATCCAGGCAGCAAAGAGGCTCAAGACCCTGTACCACTCCTAG
- the LOC127762740 gene encoding uncharacterized protein LOC127762740 isoform X6, whose protein sequence is MMMETELCSSRVLSLPRYDSGDEELSVLPRHTKVIVTGNNRTKSVLVGLQGVVKKAVGLGGWHWLVLKNGVEVKLQRNALSVLEPPTGNEDDDDIDGNNSFCSSSDMGDKDMDYLAIIEYHKPTKPRVRHTRPWSSCTKSSNRGNFHPSSILQTRVNLTRLGTPTLWRYWKHFNLVSMNPDPSKEQLFHGVQQHFQSQQQLDELQVILVFIQAAKRLKTLYHS, encoded by the exons ATGATGATGGAGACTGAACTATGCTCTTCCCGGGTTCTGTCTCTGCCTCGGTACGATAGTGGAGATGAGGAGCTCTCAGTGCTTCCTCGGCACACAAAGGTCATCGTCACTGGGAACAACCGAACAAAATCTGTCTTGGTCGGTCTACAAGGTGTTGTCAAGAAGGCTGTTGGTCTAGGAGGTTGGCACTGGCTG GTTCTAAAGAATGGTGTAGAGGTGAAGCTGCAGAGGAATGCTTTGAGTGTCTTGGAACCTCCAACTGGTAACGAAGACGACGATGATATTGACGGCAACAATTCATTCTGTAGCAGTTCCGACATGGGAGACAAAGACATGGACTATT TAGCGATCATAGAATACCATAAACCAACAAAGCCAAGAGTTCGGCATACAAGGCCCTGGTCATCCtgtacaaaatccagcaaccgAGGCAATTTTCACCCCAGTTCAATATTGCAAACG AGAGTAAACCTGACAAGACTCGGAACTCCTACCCTGTGGAGATACTGGAAGCACTTCAATCTT GTAAGCATGAACCCCGATCCATCAAAGGAACAGCTCTTCCATGGGGTCCAGCAGCATTTTCAGTCTCAG CAGCAATTGGATGAGTTGCAGGTGATTCTGGTCTTCATCCAGGCAGCAAAGAGGCTCAAGACCCTGTACCACTCCTAG
- the LOC127762740 gene encoding uncharacterized protein LOC127762740 isoform X4, which produces MMMETELCSSRVLSLPRYDSGDEELSVLPRHTKVIVTGNNRTKSVLVGLQGVVKKAVGLGGWHWLVLKNGVEVKLQRNALSVLEPPTGNEDDDDIDGNNSFCSSSDMGDKDMDYLAIIEYHKPTKPRVRHTRPWSSCTKSSNRGNFHPSSILQTRVNLTRLGTPTLWRYWKHFNLVSMNPDPSKEQLFHGVQQHFQSQQQQLDELQVILVFIQAAKRLKTLYHS; this is translated from the exons ATGATGATGGAGACTGAACTATGCTCTTCCCGGGTTCTGTCTCTGCCTCGGTACGATAGTGGAGATGAGGAGCTCTCAGTGCTTCCTCGGCACACAAAGGTCATCGTCACTGGGAACAACCGAACAAAATCTGTCTTGGTCGGTCTACAAGGTGTTGTCAAGAAGGCTGTTGGTCTAGGAGGTTGGCACTGGCTG GTTCTAAAGAATGGTGTAGAGGTGAAGCTGCAGAGGAATGCTTTGAGTGTCTTGGAACCTCCAACTGGTAACGAAGACGACGATGATATTGACGGCAACAATTCATTCTGTAGCAGTTCCGACATGGGAGACAAAGACATGGACTATT TAGCGATCATAGAATACCATAAACCAACAAAGCCAAGAGTTCGGCATACAAGGCCCTGGTCATCCtgtacaaaatccagcaaccgAGGCAATTTTCACCCCAGTTCAATATTGCAAACG AGAGTAAACCTGACAAGACTCGGAACTCCTACCCTGTGGAGATACTGGAAGCACTTCAATCTT GTAAGCATGAACCCCGATCCATCAAAGGAACAGCTCTTCCATGGGGTCCAGCAGCATTTTCAGTCTCAG CAGCAGCAATTGGATGAGTTGCAGGTGATTCTGGTCTTCATCCAGGCAGCAAAGAGGCTCAAGACCCTGTACCACTCCTAG
- the LOC127762740 gene encoding uncharacterized protein LOC127762740 isoform X5, which translates to MMMETELCSSRVLSLPRYDSGDEELSVLPRHTKVIVTGNNRTKSVLVGLQGVVKKAVGLGGWHWLVLKNGVEVKLQRNALSVLEPPTGNEDDDDIDGNNSFCSSSDMGDKDMDYSIIEYHKPTKPRVRHTRPWSSCTKSSNRGNFHPSSILQTRVNLTRLGTPTLWRYWKHFNLVSMNPDPSKEQLFHGVQQHFQSQQQQLDELQVILVFIQAAKRLKTLYHS; encoded by the exons ATGATGATGGAGACTGAACTATGCTCTTCCCGGGTTCTGTCTCTGCCTCGGTACGATAGTGGAGATGAGGAGCTCTCAGTGCTTCCTCGGCACACAAAGGTCATCGTCACTGGGAACAACCGAACAAAATCTGTCTTGGTCGGTCTACAAGGTGTTGTCAAGAAGGCTGTTGGTCTAGGAGGTTGGCACTGGCTG GTTCTAAAGAATGGTGTAGAGGTGAAGCTGCAGAGGAATGCTTTGAGTGTCTTGGAACCTCCAACTGGTAACGAAGACGACGATGATATTGACGGCAACAATTCATTCTGTAGCAGTTCCGACATGGGAGACAAAGACATGGACTATT CGATCATAGAATACCATAAACCAACAAAGCCAAGAGTTCGGCATACAAGGCCCTGGTCATCCtgtacaaaatccagcaaccgAGGCAATTTTCACCCCAGTTCAATATTGCAAACG AGAGTAAACCTGACAAGACTCGGAACTCCTACCCTGTGGAGATACTGGAAGCACTTCAATCTT GTAAGCATGAACCCCGATCCATCAAAGGAACAGCTCTTCCATGGGGTCCAGCAGCATTTTCAGTCTCAG CAGCAGCAATTGGATGAGTTGCAGGTGATTCTGGTCTTCATCCAGGCAGCAAAGAGGCTCAAGACCCTGTACCACTCCTAG